In Candidatus Promineifilum breve, one genomic interval encodes:
- a CDS encoding HAD family hydrolase yields the protein MIQALLLDLDDTLLGNDIDTFMKGYFALLSAYARPLFDEATFLPHLIQATQAVIADTDPRRANHEVFWQAFEGLTGGRRAELEPFFQRFYDTEFARLRPSTVARPAAAALVGAALDRGLAVVIATNPLFPRVAIEQRLAWAGIAVGDHDYALVTTYENMHAAKPQPAYYREILAAVGHAPAQALMVGDDWRNDINPAATTGLHTYWIAAADAAPPDPALISGQGTLDDLLGLVAGGWLEQLGAPA from the coding sequence ATGATTCAAGCGCTACTGCTCGATCTCGACGATACCCTGTTGGGTAACGATATCGATACCTTTATGAAGGGGTACTTCGCCCTGCTCAGCGCCTACGCCCGGCCGCTGTTCGACGAGGCCACCTTCCTGCCCCACCTCATTCAGGCCACGCAGGCGGTGATCGCCGACACCGACCCACGGCGCGCCAACCATGAGGTCTTCTGGCAGGCGTTCGAGGGGTTAACCGGCGGGCGGCGGGCCGAGCTGGAGCCGTTCTTCCAGCGCTTCTACGACACCGAATTCGCCCGGCTGCGGCCGTCCACCGTGGCCCGGCCGGCGGCGGCGGCGCTGGTGGGCGCGGCTCTCGACCGCGGCCTGGCCGTCGTCATCGCCACCAACCCGCTCTTCCCGCGCGTCGCCATCGAGCAGCGTCTGGCGTGGGCCGGCATCGCCGTGGGCGACCACGACTACGCCCTGGTGACGACCTACGAAAACATGCACGCCGCCAAGCCGCAGCCGGCCTACTACCGCGAAATCCTGGCCGCCGTGGGCCATGCGCCGGCCCAGGCGCTCATGGTCGGCGACGATTGGCGCAACGACATCAACCCGGCCGCCACCACCGGGCTGCACACCTACTGGATCGCCGCGGCCGACGCCGCGCCACCCGACCCGGCCCTCATCAGCGGTCAGGGCACGCTGGACGATCTGCTGGGGCTGGTGGCCGGCGGCTGGCTGGAACAGTTAGGCGCCCCGGCCTGA
- a CDS encoding lipoate--protein ligase yields the protein MLFVDNNGITDPRRNLAFEEYLLRHVDRPEPLLLFYVNEPSVIIGRNQNTIEEIDPDYVNSHNIHVVRRLSGGGAVYHDLGNLNFSFVTNGKEDIHNFAKFTEPVVAVLRSLGVAAELRGRSDIFAEGRKISGNAQYATAARMFSHGTLLFDTDLGEMLRAINPRRAQIESKAVHSVRSVVANIRELLPRDMTIGDLKAALIGGIFGRSTPPALELTADDWGRIEAIAAARYDLWQWNYGRSPQFNVQKNARFPAGKIDARIDVDEGRIRAIRLFGDFSGRQDVAGLEAHLVGVPYDRPRLTAALADVDLDAYFGRMDAATFIDLLY from the coding sequence ATGCTGTTCGTCGATAACAACGGGATCACCGACCCGCGCCGCAATCTGGCCTTCGAGGAGTACCTGCTGCGTCACGTGGACCGGCCGGAGCCGCTGCTGCTGTTCTACGTCAACGAGCCGTCGGTCATCATCGGCCGCAATCAGAACACCATCGAGGAGATCGACCCCGACTACGTGAATTCCCACAACATCCACGTGGTGCGCCGGCTGTCCGGCGGCGGCGCAGTCTACCATGACCTGGGCAATCTGAACTTCAGCTTCGTCACCAACGGCAAGGAAGATATACATAACTTTGCCAAGTTCACCGAGCCGGTGGTGGCCGTGCTGCGGTCGCTGGGCGTGGCCGCCGAATTGCGCGGGCGCAGCGACATCTTCGCCGAGGGGCGCAAGATTTCCGGCAACGCCCAATACGCCACGGCCGCGCGCATGTTCAGCCACGGCACGCTGCTGTTCGATACCGACCTGGGCGAGATGTTGCGGGCCATCAACCCGCGCCGGGCGCAAATCGAATCGAAGGCCGTCCATTCGGTGCGCAGCGTCGTCGCCAATATTCGCGAACTGCTGCCACGCGACATGACTATCGGCGACCTGAAGGCGGCGCTCATCGGCGGTATCTTCGGCCGCTCGACCCCTCCGGCGTTGGAACTGACCGCCGACGACTGGGGCCGTATCGAGGCCATCGCCGCCGCTCGCTACGATCTGTGGCAGTGGAATTATGGCCGCTCGCCGCAATTCAACGTGCAGAAGAACGCCCGCTTCCCGGCGGGCAAGATCGACGCGCGTATCGACGTGGATGAGGGGCGCATCCGGGCCATCCGCCTGTTCGGCGACTTCAGCGGCCGGCAGGACGTGGCCGGGCTGGAGGCGCATCTGGTCGGCGTGCCCTACGATCGGCCGCGCCTGACGGCCGCCCTGGCCGACGTCGATCTCGACGCCTACTTCGGCCGGATGGACGCGGCGACGTTTATCGACCTGCTCTACTGA
- a CDS encoding helix-hairpin-helix domain-containing protein: MKLGWPHLLAIVVAAILLLGAGYVLATMRGGMEPAAIEIEPPPTIVPTPPTTVATAAPTATSGPWRVYVSGAVAHPAVYELPPGSIIDDAVRAAGGFTAEADAAAVNLAQPAADGMQVHVPALGQAEATPPPVSLPPSAASAPTAPSRMGGVTIAGLININIADQTDLEMLPGIGPSTAANIIAHREANGPFATIEAIMDVPGIGEGKFEAIRDLITVGP, from the coding sequence ATGAAACTCGGTTGGCCGCATCTTTTGGCGATTGTTGTGGCCGCCATACTGCTGTTGGGGGCCGGTTATGTCCTGGCGACGATGCGCGGCGGCATGGAGCCGGCGGCCATCGAGATCGAACCCCCGCCCACGATCGTGCCCACACCGCCGACAACCGTGGCAACGGCCGCGCCGACCGCCACCAGCGGCCCGTGGCGCGTCTACGTCAGCGGGGCCGTGGCCCATCCGGCCGTCTACGAATTGCCGCCGGGCAGCATCATCGATGACGCCGTGCGCGCCGCGGGTGGGTTCACCGCTGAGGCTGACGCGGCGGCGGTCAACTTGGCCCAGCCCGCGGCCGATGGGATGCAGGTGCACGTGCCGGCGCTGGGGCAGGCCGAGGCCACCCCGCCGCCGGTCAGCCTGCCACCAAGCGCGGCTTCCGCGCCAACTGCCCCCAGCCGCATGGGCGGCGTCACCATCGCCGGCCTGATCAACATCAACATCGCCGATCAGACCGATCTGGAGATGTTGCCGGGCATCGGGCCGAGCACGGCGGCCAACATCATCGCCCACCGCGAGGCCAACGGCCCTTTCGCGACCATCGAGGCGATCATGGACGTGCCCGGCATCGGCGAAGGGAAATTCGAGGCCATCCGCGACCTGATCACCGTTGGGCCGTAG
- a CDS encoding PrsW family intramembrane metalloprotease: MTANNILFYSLAAAIIPVLLYAGLIYWVDRYEKEPWWLLSAAFLWGAVPAAILALLFNFLFSLPAYAFFSEGAAEFTSAGLVAPVIEESVKAIALFIILIFRRHELDSPLDGIIYGAMVGMGFAMVENVLYYLAAFGEDGAVGWNSLVLVRGVIFGLNHALYTALTGLGIALARTDRRPLVRIGAPLLGLGAAITLHALHNVSMFGGTLAALLFGLTFGWGGVLVTLVIIVLALYQERRWLRHYLLDEVNLGTLTADEYAIIGSAARRNRYRLHLLVNDGLAAYRRSGRRFQQCSELAYRKRHHAEFNDPAGPEAIALLRRSIQELG, encoded by the coding sequence TTGACGGCTAATAACATTCTCTTCTACTCCCTGGCGGCGGCCATCATCCCCGTCTTGCTCTACGCCGGGCTGATCTATTGGGTTGACCGCTACGAAAAAGAGCCGTGGTGGCTGTTGTCGGCCGCCTTTCTCTGGGGAGCCGTGCCCGCCGCCATCCTGGCCCTGCTGTTCAATTTCCTGTTCAGCCTGCCGGCCTACGCCTTTTTTAGCGAAGGCGCAGCCGAATTCACCTCGGCCGGTTTGGTCGCGCCGGTTATCGAAGAGAGCGTCAAGGCCATTGCCCTTTTCATTATCCTCATCTTCCGGCGGCACGAGCTGGATAGCCCGCTGGACGGCATCATCTATGGGGCGATGGTCGGCATGGGGTTCGCCATGGTGGAGAACGTGCTCTACTACCTGGCCGCCTTTGGCGAGGACGGCGCGGTGGGCTGGAATTCGCTCGTGCTCGTCCGGGGGGTCATCTTTGGTCTGAACCATGCCCTCTACACGGCGTTGACCGGGCTGGGCATCGCCCTGGCCCGCACCGACCGCCGGCCGCTGGTGCGTATCGGCGCGCCCCTGTTGGGGCTGGGCGCGGCCATCACCCTCCACGCGCTGCACAATGTGTCCATGTTCGGCGGCACGCTGGCGGCTCTCCTGTTTGGGCTGACCTTCGGCTGGGGCGGCGTCCTGGTGACTCTGGTCATCATCGTCCTGGCTCTCTATCAGGAGCGGCGCTGGCTGCGCCATTACCTGCTGGACGAAGTCAACCTGGGTACGCTGACGGCCGACGAATATGCGATCATCGGTTCGGCCGCCCGCCGCAATCGCTACCGGCTGCACCTACTGGTCAACGACGGCCTGGCCGCCTATCGCCGCAGCGGCCGGCGCTTCCAGCAGTGCAGCGAGCTGGCCTATCGCAAGCGCCACCACGCCGAATTCAATGACCCGGCCGGGCCGGAAGCGATTGCTCTGCTGCGCCGCTCGATTCAAGAACTCGGCTAG
- a CDS encoding NBR1-Ig-like domain-containing protein: MTDSTLPLVTPSMTGEDAAEPAGFATDVDLDRVASGASFRATWTFRNSGPTTWDHRYRLVYSDVAHPQTADHPRSPLGAQSLAITELGAPAQVRPGESVALTLHFSVPHTPGVVATNWRLVGPDGAPFGPLRWLRAAVVAAAEALSYDVLGFRNTAGAFNDLQPGRQFSGIWTLRNTGRRAWNGDFRVVYVDAATADTAQTAHDRMGAKPVYALRQLTGRESVAPGETVELLFDLVAPAHNGGYAFQWQLQSDTGAAFGGVRWLRVGVVGGGPIGPDTTGTVAFGMNINPEAHSPDADKMTGLGWVRWVYWASRLKLSPEQAYQQRYRRLIQTYAAEGIRSLIVLHQDTEWGNAPWQNGGWAQYAETFAKACARVAAQCAEFGDGVAYQIFNEQDSGPGNHSAIGIPPSDYALILDRAQAAIRQAHPGAVVIFGGLNTGPDKGIAYTRAVQAALGGRLPVDALAVHPYGRYVNKILFNYGSIGKLADSLNRFRSAFPDKPFWITEIGVANDTPIGAEHNADIGVYLREVVDEVADNFADVVPVLIWFGWTDLLRNAGILTADGQPKPHVFDAFEHMRRRGKESLEGLEALAAGGLEAFGRSTAEFVSFSTTLANHTAVPAGSSFTNTWRFRNSGATTWDGNFRLVYAAEGTNSDALGAAADVALSAVASPLPVPPGAETTITLTLTAPAQFGRAYRSRRQLRDPDGKVFAHLFAEITVVAAATPGPGARPAGMTFVRDHTVPDGTPFVAGADFHKQWAVRNTGARHWGSGFRLVYVQGDPQMARGVAAHIVPEARPDDEIILSVPMTAPPARDGRATPYSSLWRLQDDRGAFFGDPIWAKIVTTSGLPPVDGQPPANLGTPLGRLLNDPTAWYSQLDARWKTITVGHGAQRIEAWGCLMTCMAMGLTAYGARFNPRELNDRLLTEGEDGFIGSNVQFAAPTVVLPGLNKGDNLRSFEDAAVDFTVWTGEDPLHRIDRNLAAGTIVLLQVDTKPNDGLFNSNVEQHWVIVVKRTPGGDDYLILDPVVPAEQVHDQPRSLMVKYGNRVAGRSNDENLRHAIKSSLVYYL; encoded by the coding sequence ATGACCGATAGTACACTGCCCCTTGTCACCCCGTCCATGACCGGCGAGGACGCGGCCGAGCCCGCCGGTTTCGCCACCGACGTCGATCTGGATCGCGTCGCTTCCGGCGCGTCGTTCCGGGCCACGTGGACGTTTCGCAACAGCGGCCCGACGACCTGGGATCACCGCTACCGGCTGGTCTATTCCGACGTCGCCCACCCCCAGACGGCCGATCATCCCCGCTCGCCGCTGGGAGCACAATCGCTGGCCATCACCGAACTCGGCGCGCCGGCCCAGGTGCGGCCGGGCGAGTCGGTGGCGCTGACGCTGCACTTCAGCGTGCCCCATACGCCGGGTGTGGTGGCCACCAACTGGCGGCTGGTCGGGCCGGACGGCGCGCCGTTCGGTCCCCTTCGCTGGCTGCGGGCGGCGGTCGTGGCCGCCGCCGAAGCGCTGAGCTACGACGTGCTCGGCTTCCGCAATACAGCCGGCGCTTTCAACGATTTGCAGCCCGGCCGGCAATTCAGCGGCATCTGGACGCTGCGCAACACCGGCCGGCGGGCCTGGAACGGCGATTTCCGCGTGGTCTACGTGGACGCGGCCACGGCCGACACGGCCCAGACCGCGCACGATAGGATGGGGGCCAAGCCGGTCTATGCCCTGCGCCAATTGACCGGCCGGGAGAGCGTGGCGCCGGGTGAGACGGTCGAGCTACTGTTCGACCTGGTGGCTCCGGCGCACAACGGCGGCTACGCCTTCCAGTGGCAGCTACAGAGCGACACCGGCGCGGCGTTCGGCGGCGTGCGCTGGCTGCGCGTCGGCGTGGTGGGGGGCGGGCCGATCGGGCCGGACACTACGGGCACGGTCGCCTTCGGCATGAACATCAACCCGGAGGCCCACTCGCCTGACGCCGACAAAATGACCGGGCTGGGCTGGGTGCGCTGGGTCTATTGGGCCTCGCGGCTGAAGCTCAGCCCCGAACAGGCCTACCAGCAGCGCTACCGACGGCTGATCCAGACCTACGCCGCCGAGGGCATTCGCTCGCTGATCGTGCTGCACCAGGATACCGAATGGGGCAACGCGCCGTGGCAGAATGGCGGCTGGGCGCAATACGCCGAGACGTTCGCCAAAGCCTGCGCCCGGGTGGCGGCGCAGTGCGCCGAGTTCGGCGACGGCGTGGCCTACCAGATCTTCAACGAGCAGGACAGCGGCCCCGGCAACCATTCGGCCATCGGCATCCCGCCCTCCGATTACGCCCTCATCCTCGACCGGGCGCAGGCGGCCATCCGCCAGGCCCACCCCGGCGCGGTGGTCATCTTCGGCGGCCTGAACACCGGCCCCGACAAGGGCATCGCCTACACACGGGCCGTACAGGCGGCGCTCGGCGGGCGGTTGCCGGTCGATGCGCTGGCCGTCCATCCCTACGGCCGCTACGTGAACAAAATCCTGTTCAACTACGGCTCCATCGGCAAGCTGGCCGATTCGCTCAACCGCTTCCGCTCGGCCTTCCCCGATAAGCCGTTCTGGATCACCGAGATCGGCGTCGCCAACGACACGCCCATCGGCGCGGAGCACAATGCCGACATCGGCGTCTACCTGCGCGAGGTGGTCGATGAGGTGGCCGACAACTTCGCCGACGTCGTGCCGGTGCTGATCTGGTTCGGCTGGACAGACCTGCTGCGCAACGCGGGCATCCTGACCGCCGACGGCCAACCCAAGCCCCACGTCTTCGACGCCTTTGAGCACATGCGCCGTCGCGGCAAGGAAAGCCTGGAGGGACTGGAGGCGCTGGCCGCCGGCGGGCTGGAGGCGTTCGGCCGCTCGACGGCCGAGTTCGTCTCCTTCAGCACCACGCTGGCTAACCACACCGCCGTGCCCGCCGGGTCGTCGTTCACCAACACCTGGCGCTTCCGCAACAGCGGGGCGACGACCTGGGACGGCAACTTCCGGCTGGTCTACGCGGCGGAGGGGACGAATAGCGATGCATTGGGCGCGGCGGCCGATGTGGCGCTGTCGGCCGTGGCCTCGCCGCTGCCCGTGCCGCCAGGCGCGGAGACGACGATCACCCTGACGCTGACCGCGCCGGCCCAATTCGGTCGCGCCTATCGCAGCCGCCGTCAGTTGCGCGACCCCGACGGCAAGGTCTTCGCCCATCTCTTCGCCGAGATCACCGTGGTGGCCGCGGCCACGCCCGGCCCCGGCGCGCGCCCGGCGGGCATGACCTTCGTCCGCGACCACACCGTGCCCGACGGCACGCCGTTCGTGGCCGGGGCCGATTTCCACAAGCAGTGGGCCGTGCGCAACACCGGGGCGCGCCATTGGGGCAGCGGCTTCCGGCTGGTGTACGTGCAGGGGGACCCGCAAATGGCCCGCGGCGTGGCGGCCCACATCGTGCCCGAGGCGCGGCCGGATGATGAGATCATCCTGTCCGTGCCCATGACTGCCCCGCCGGCTCGCGACGGCCGCGCCACACCCTACTCCAGCCTGTGGCGGCTACAGGACGACCGCGGCGCGTTCTTCGGCGACCCGATCTGGGCCAAGATCGTCACCACGTCGGGCCTGCCGCCGGTCGATGGACAGCCGCCGGCCAATCTGGGCACACCGCTGGGCCGGCTGCTCAACGACCCGACGGCCTGGTATTCGCAGCTCGATGCCCGTTGGAAGACGATCACGGTGGGCCACGGCGCGCAGCGGATCGAAGCCTGGGGTTGCCTGATGACCTGCATGGCGATGGGCCTGACGGCCTATGGCGCGCGCTTCAACCCGCGCGAGTTGAACGACCGCCTGTTGACCGAAGGCGAAGATGGCTTCATCGGCTCCAATGTGCAGTTTGCCGCCCCCACGGTGGTGTTGCCGGGGCTGAACAAGGGGGATAATTTGCGCTCGTTCGAGGACGCGGCGGTCGATTTCACCGTCTGGACGGGCGAAGACCCGCTGCACCGCATCGACCGCAATCTGGCCGCGGGGACGATTGTCCTGCTGCAAGTCGATACCAAACCTAACGACGGCCTGTTCAACTCCAACGTCGAGCAGCATTGGGTCATCGTCGTGAAGCGCACGCCGGGCGGCGACGACTACCTGATCCTCGACCCGGTGGTGCCGGCCGAACAGGTGCACGACCAGCCGCGCTCATTGATGGTCAAGTACGGCAACCGCGTGGCCGGGCGCAGCAACGACGAAAACCTGCGCCACGCGATTAAGTCGTCGTTGGTGTATTATCTTTAG
- a CDS encoding DinB family protein, with the protein MLNPPPIPDLLAELTAFRDQMADLSTADTRWRQRPSAAEWSLNEIACHLRDVEIEVHQARLRSLLAEEGAFLPGVDADEWATTRNYRAQDGRAALVDYLAARDKTIALLSPLPEAVWDRQGQHTFFGPTSLHEIVFLAVRHDRVHAEQIAALNFTQ; encoded by the coding sequence ATGCTGAACCCACCGCCCATCCCCGACTTGTTGGCCGAACTGACCGCCTTCCGCGACCAGATGGCCGACCTATCGACCGCCGACACGCGCTGGCGGCAACGGCCGTCGGCGGCGGAGTGGTCGCTCAATGAGATCGCCTGCCATTTGCGGGACGTGGAAATAGAAGTGCATCAGGCGCGCCTGCGGTCGCTATTGGCCGAAGAGGGGGCCTTTCTGCCCGGCGTGGATGCCGACGAATGGGCCACGACGCGTAACTACCGCGCCCAGGACGGCCGCGCTGCGTTGGTCGACTATCTGGCCGCCCGCGACAAGACGATCGCCCTGCTGTCGCCCTTGCCGGAAGCCGTGTGGGATCGCCAGGGGCAGCACACCTTCTTCGGCCCCACGTCGCTGCACGAGATCGTCTTTCTGGCCGTCCGCCACGACCGGGTACATGCCGAACAGATCGCGGCGTTGAACTTCACCCAATAA
- a CDS encoding SRPBCC family protein: MPDLDPAEVSGTSDEAVTRATGQPWRAWMALLDAAGGREMNHKQLVAQLDAQGVGPWWRQQVAVAYENSRGLRARHEMPDGYQISRSRTMPVPIERLYDAWLNEEARRRWLPDADFTVRKATAPSSIRLSWADGSRIDVELNAKGPEKTTVRVQHDKLPDAAAAERMKAYWAAALENLAATIE; this comes from the coding sequence ATGCCTGACCTGGATCCCGCCGAAGTATCCGGCACGTCGGATGAGGCCGTCACGCGGGCCACGGGCCAGCCCTGGCGCGCGTGGATGGCGTTGCTCGACGCGGCCGGCGGGCGGGAGATGAACCACAAGCAATTGGTGGCCCAACTCGATGCCCAGGGCGTCGGCCCCTGGTGGCGGCAGCAGGTCGCCGTGGCCTACGAGAACAGCCGCGGCCTGCGGGCCAGGCACGAGATGCCCGACGGCTACCAGATCAGCCGCAGCCGGACGATGCCTGTCCCCATCGAGCGCCTCTATGATGCCTGGCTGAACGAGGAGGCGCGCCGCCGCTGGTTGCCCGACGCCGATTTCACCGTCCGCAAGGCCACCGCCCCCAGCTCCATCCGACTGTCGTGGGCCGACGGCAGCCGGATCGACGTCGAGCTAAACGCCAAGGGGCCGGAAAAGACGACTGTCAGAGTGCAGCACGACAAGTTGCCCGACGCCGCGGCGGCCGAGCGCATGAAAGCCTATTGGGCCGCGGCGCTGGAAAACCTGGCAGCGACGATTGAGTGA
- a CDS encoding peptidoglycan DD-metalloendopeptidase family protein produces the protein MSCGGRTPPAADPPPTAVSPSPTAESRTPTPDSPPPTTESLPPTADSPPPTADSPPPTPDSPPPTALTTPTVDPAIGLPCAATPPVKPDYAAYSLSAAPWPTPDPAAAPPPLALIDPLPGSERNEGYPYGSDGSGRYLLHNGLDMADEAGTAAVAPFAGEVILARDDLDEHFGWRCDWYGQLVVIRAEQLHDGQPVYALFGHVADVAVSEGQHVAAGQPVARQGTAGAAVVPHVHLEVRVGANAFGATRNPVLWLAPPEGQGVIAGRLVDPEGRAWQGVTVTLIDPSGAPPYRTTWTYLDDPDHSIRPDPALGENFVFGPVAAGTYEVYTQVQGVEHRQPVEVVAGTLSTIEIITEPYQTSTP, from the coding sequence GTGAGTTGCGGGGGGCGAACACCGCCGGCCGCCGACCCACCTCCCACGGCCGTTAGCCCATCGCCGACGGCCGAAAGCCGGACACCCACACCCGACAGTCCACCACCGACGACCGAGAGCCTACCACCGACGGCCGACAGTCCCCCGCCGACGGCCGATAGCCCGCCACCGACGCCCGACAGTCCACCACCGACAGCCTTAACCACACCCACCGTTGATCCTGCCATCGGACTGCCCTGCGCGGCCACGCCGCCGGTCAAGCCCGATTATGCCGCCTACAGCCTGTCGGCCGCGCCCTGGCCCACGCCCGACCCGGCCGCCGCGCCGCCGCCGCTGGCCCTCATCGACCCCTTGCCGGGCAGCGAGCGCAACGAAGGCTACCCCTATGGCTCCGATGGCAGCGGGCGCTATCTGCTGCACAACGGTCTGGACATGGCCGACGAGGCGGGCACGGCGGCCGTTGCCCCGTTCGCCGGCGAGGTCATCCTGGCCCGCGACGACCTGGACGAACACTTCGGCTGGCGCTGCGACTGGTACGGCCAACTCGTCGTCATTCGCGCCGAGCAACTTCACGATGGACAGCCGGTTTACGCCCTGTTCGGCCACGTGGCCGACGTGGCGGTGAGCGAGGGGCAGCATGTGGCCGCCGGGCAGCCGGTGGCGCGCCAGGGCACAGCCGGGGCGGCCGTCGTGCCCCACGTCCATCTGGAAGTGCGCGTGGGGGCCAATGCGTTCGGCGCGACCCGCAACCCGGTGTTGTGGCTGGCCCCGCCCGAGGGCCAGGGGGTCATCGCCGGGCGGCTGGTCGATCCCGAAGGCCGGGCGTGGCAGGGCGTGACGGTCACACTGATCGACCCCAGCGGCGCGCCCCCCTACCGCACCACGTGGACCTATCTGGATGACCCCGATCATTCCATTCGCCCCGACCCGGCGCTGGGCGAAAACTTCGTCTTCGGGCCGGTGGCGGCCGGAACGTATGAGGTCTATACCCAGGTTCAAGGCGTGGAGCATAGGCAGCCGGTGGAGGTTGTGGCGGGGACGCTAAGTACAATAGAAATAATCACCGAGCCATATCAAACATCCACGCCCTGA
- a CDS encoding alpha/beta hydrolase family protein, producing the protein MRNRLSGVGPRRLILIVVAILLILLAWQQTLAAGRGLITRNVVGEGGTSLRYLAPAGGQQLPGVIIAHGFAGSKQLMYGFGNALARAGYGVILFDFDGHGSAGGHLGQRPTTLQRNLDVARAALLAQPEIDPARLALLGHSMGSGAVLTAAIDAPEQYRATVAVSPTSAAVTADRPRNLLLMAGSLEPQFLGNAQDLLAAAGGPNDDLGAGRGRALVEVPRVEHITILFSRIAHQAALDWLDRTFERPHSTVAPDRRLLWFGAHLGGWLLLAVAVGPLLSAGVPVDVAGRGRWRWLGLPLGVVIAALVLFLAGRLFDVSALGGLLVGGALGLWFLVLGVVWLPLGFRPRRPALGDLGWGLLLFALLSVAFGAMAHFTWLPWALTAARLARWPLMAAAVLPWLLAAALAQHRLGPAARAGWWLYQSAVIVAGLVLTILIAPQLGFISLLLPIFPIILGIMGAVGAAVDRPWAVALGNALFFGWLLVAVFPLA; encoded by the coding sequence GTGCGTAACCGTTTGTCGGGCGTCGGCCCCCGGCGGCTGATCCTGATCGTTGTCGCCATCCTGCTAATTCTGCTGGCCTGGCAGCAAACGCTGGCCGCCGGTCGCGGCCTGATCACGCGCAACGTCGTTGGCGAGGGCGGCACGTCGCTGCGCTATCTGGCGCCCGCGGGCGGGCAACAACTGCCCGGCGTCATCATCGCCCACGGCTTTGCCGGATCGAAACAACTGATGTACGGCTTCGGCAACGCGCTGGCCCGCGCCGGCTATGGGGTAATATTGTTCGATTTCGACGGCCACGGCTCGGCCGGCGGCCACCTGGGTCAACGGCCAACGACCCTGCAACGCAATCTGGACGTGGCCCGCGCGGCGCTGCTCGCCCAGCCGGAGATCGATCCGGCGCGGCTGGCCCTGCTGGGTCATTCGATGGGCAGCGGCGCGGTGCTGACCGCGGCCATCGACGCCCCGGAGCAATACCGGGCGACCGTGGCCGTTTCGCCCACCAGCGCGGCCGTCACCGCCGACCGGCCGCGCAACCTGCTGCTCATGGCCGGTTCGCTGGAGCCGCAATTCCTGGGCAACGCGCAAGACCTGCTGGCCGCGGCCGGCGGGCCGAACGACGACCTTGGCGCGGGCCGGGGCCGGGCGCTGGTCGAAGTGCCCCGCGTGGAGCACATCACCATCCTTTTCAGCCGCATCGCCCACCAGGCGGCGCTGGATTGGCTCGATCGCACCTTCGAGCGACCCCATTCCACCGTCGCCCCGGATCGGCGGCTGCTCTGGTTCGGTGCCCATCTGGGCGGCTGGTTATTGTTGGCCGTGGCCGTGGGGCCGCTTCTATCGGCCGGGGTGCCAGTAGACGTGGCCGGGCGCGGGCGGTGGCGGTGGTTGGGCTTGCCGCTGGGCGTCGTGATCGCCGCGTTGGTGCTGTTCCTGGCCGGTCGCCTGTTCGACGTGAGTGCCCTGGGGGGCTTGCTCGTCGGCGGGGCGTTGGGGCTGTGGTTTTTGGTGTTGGGGGTGGTATGGCTGCCGCTGGGATTTCGGCCGCGGCGGCCGGCGCTGGGCGATTTGGGGTGGGGGCTGCTCCTGTTCGCGCTGTTGTCAGTCGCCTTTGGGGCGATGGCCCACTTCACCTGGTTGCCGTGGGCGCTCACGGCGGCGCGGCTGGCGCGTTGGCCGTTGATGGCGGCGGCGGTCTTGCCCTGGCTGCTGGCCGCGGCGCTGGCCCAACACCGCCTCGGCCCGGCGGCGCGCGCCGGCTGGTGGCTCTATCAGAGCGCGGTCATCGTGGCCGGATTGGTATTGACCATCCTGATCGCGCCGCAACTGGGGTTCATCTCCCTGTTGCTGCCCATCTTCCCCATTATCCTGGGCATCATGGGCGCAGTGGGGGCGGCCGTCGATCGGCCGTGGGCCGTGGCTCTGGGCAACGCCCTGTTTTTTGGTTGGTTACTGGTCGCAGTCTTTCCGCTGGCATGA